A genomic segment from Thermostichus lividus PCC 6715 encodes:
- a CDS encoding cytochrome C, producing MISQTGRRQQWRLWLGLAVLGLCALVGMGLGAIAAPDFSGTVDVLPLNAQLGAQIYLRRCGTCHLALPPETMPAEAWQVLIQDTNHYGATLPPIPRPEMIPLWNYLRTYSRALGADAQIPFRVGRSPFFRILHPRVELPEPVTFGSCSQCHPKATLFNFRELTPEWQHSP from the coding sequence CCAAACGGGTCGGCGGCAGCAGTGGCGGCTTTGGCTGGGGCTAGCGGTACTAGGGCTGTGCGCTCTTGTAGGGATGGGGCTAGGGGCGATCGCTGCTCCTGATTTTAGTGGCACTGTGGATGTGTTACCCCTCAACGCCCAGTTAGGGGCGCAAATTTATCTGCGGCGCTGCGGTACCTGTCACTTGGCTCTCCCCCCAGAAACCATGCCTGCTGAGGCTTGGCAGGTCTTAATCCAAGATACCAATCACTATGGGGCAACCTTACCTCCTATTCCCCGTCCGGAAATGATCCCGCTGTGGAACTATCTGCGCACCTACTCCCGCGCCTTAGGTGCTGATGCTCAGATCCCTTTCCGGGTGGGGCGATCGCCGTTTTTTAGAATTTTGCATCCCCGGGTGGAGTTACCAGAACCCGTGACCTTTGGCAGTTGCAGCCAGTGTCATCCCAAGGCCACACTGTTTAACTTTCGGGAGTTGACCCCAGAGTGGCAACATTCCCCCTAG
- a CDS encoding TIGR03943 family putative permease subunit: MFSASSSRYSSRAQRLIARRRWLMQEWLTVLATFLWAVVFLSYWLQGRLGLLIHPNYFALAIAAGFLLLAVSGWQSWRLWRGATAPMQHVTLLPPAWTLAILIVAAVISLLITPRPFNSDTAIHRGLDEGLTVTRNSPATFRLNQRPEDRTLIDWVRTLDVYPEPDAYAGLPAKIDGFAVHSRQLPDNYLTLTRFVITCCAADAYPVGLPVKLPQPRQAYPQDQWFRVEGQMATETLGERRQLVLVATTITPIPEPDNPFMY; this comes from the coding sequence ATGTTTTCTGCGTCATCAAGTCGCTATTCCAGTCGCGCCCAACGCCTGATTGCCCGCCGTCGCTGGCTGATGCAGGAGTGGTTGACGGTCTTGGCGACCTTCTTGTGGGCAGTGGTCTTTCTCAGCTATTGGCTACAGGGGCGGCTGGGGCTACTCATTCACCCCAATTACTTTGCCTTGGCGATCGCCGCTGGGTTTCTGTTGCTTGCAGTGAGCGGTTGGCAAAGCTGGCGGCTGTGGCGAGGCGCCACTGCGCCGATGCAGCACGTTACCCTGTTGCCACCGGCTTGGACACTTGCCATCTTAATTGTGGCAGCGGTCATTAGTTTGCTCATTACCCCCCGTCCCTTTAACAGCGATACCGCGATTCACCGTGGCCTTGACGAAGGGTTAACCGTTACCCGCAATAGCCCCGCCACCTTTCGCCTTAACCAACGACCGGAGGATCGCACCCTCATTGATTGGGTTCGCACCCTCGATGTCTATCCTGAACCGGATGCCTACGCAGGCTTACCGGCTAAGATTGATGGCTTTGCGGTTCACAGTCGCCAACTTCCAGACAATTACCTGACACTGACGCGGTTTGTGATCACCTGCTGTGCTGCCGATGCTTACCCGGTGGGCTTACCCGTTAAACTGCCGCAACCCCGCCAAGCCTATCCCCAGGACCAATGGTTCCGCGTTGAAGGGCAAATGGCGACGGAAACCCTAGGAGAGCGACGGCAACTGGTACTGGTGGCAACCACCATTACCCCTATTCCAGAACCCGATAATCCATTTATGTACTAA
- a CDS encoding OB-fold-containig protein, translated as MLFHLVHLPYWIVLGMGVLLFLTVIVGDIGDEDAEVDTDADALEVDIDGEEGISLLTLLHWLGVGRAPLILLLALDFSLLGVLGWLLNVLFYLVSGGWPMGGWGALIAIVAIGGSLGLGSLCSRPLGRIFAQFSEDASGDRLLGCQGHVSSAQIPPSGAGIGQVSVLDAARNRLTVPAVLPPWATVIPQYRQDVLIIDRQGSEYVVIAKDSLDEGLWLRQQKQPSDEQHS; from the coding sequence ATGCTGTTCCATCTGGTTCACTTACCGTACTGGATTGTGTTGGGGATGGGGGTTTTACTCTTTTTGACCGTCATTGTTGGGGATATTGGTGATGAAGATGCAGAGGTGGATACCGATGCTGATGCCCTTGAGGTGGACATCGATGGTGAAGAGGGCATCTCCCTGTTGACCCTACTGCACTGGCTAGGCGTGGGCAGAGCACCTCTGATTTTGCTACTCGCCCTAGACTTTAGCCTTCTTGGGGTTCTGGGGTGGTTATTGAATGTGCTGTTCTATCTGGTCAGTGGCGGCTGGCCGATGGGGGGGTGGGGGGCACTCATTGCCATCGTGGCGATTGGGGGTTCCCTCGGTCTTGGTAGTCTCTGCTCCCGGCCATTGGGACGGATTTTTGCCCAGTTTAGCGAGGATGCCAGTGGCGATCGCCTGTTGGGGTGTCAAGGGCATGTCAGCTCTGCCCAAATTCCGCCCAGCGGAGCTGGCATTGGCCAAGTCAGCGTTTTAGATGCAGCGCGTAACCGTTTGACGGTGCCTGCCGTGCTACCACCGTGGGCAACCGTTATCCCCCAGTACCGGCAAGATGTCCTCATTATCGATCGCCAAGGCAGTGAGTATGTGGTGATTGCTAAAGACAGCTTAGACGAAGGACTATGGCTGCGCCAGCAAAAGCAACCCAGCGACGAACAACATTCCTAG
- a CDS encoding PHP domain-containing protein yields MTLAALMVTQAEALRGLFQTLTATSCPYHYNFHLHTIYSDGQLTPQQVAQQAMIHGLKGFAITDHHALEGYFQARTYIEAYPGSDRPQVFTGIEITAQLLDTEVHILGYGFDPNAPVLHLYAMGSAPQGELARAERVIAALHEAGGLAILAHPARYRLPAEQLIPAAIARGIDGIETYYCYGNPDPWESTPETTAIFHQIAVEHQLLETCGTDTHGQDILVRR; encoded by the coding sequence ATGACCCTTGCTGCACTTATGGTGACGCAGGCTGAAGCCCTCCGCGGTCTGTTTCAGACATTGACGGCAACCAGTTGCCCCTACCACTACAACTTTCATCTCCACACCATTTATTCCGATGGCCAGCTCACCCCACAGCAAGTGGCGCAGCAGGCAATGATTCACGGTCTAAAAGGGTTTGCCATTACGGATCACCACGCCCTCGAGGGCTATTTCCAAGCCCGAACCTACATTGAAGCCTACCCAGGGAGCGATCGCCCCCAAGTGTTCACCGGCATTGAAATCACCGCCCAACTCCTTGACACTGAAGTCCACATCCTTGGCTATGGCTTTGATCCTAACGCACCTGTTCTCCACCTCTACGCCATGGGGTCTGCCCCCCAAGGGGAGTTGGCACGGGCAGAGCGGGTGATTGCTGCCCTGCACGAGGCGGGTGGCTTAGCAATTTTGGCACACCCCGCCCGCTATCGGCTCCCTGCTGAGCAACTCATTCCTGCTGCCATTGCCCGTGGCATTGATGGCATTGAAACCTATTACTGCTACGGCAACCCCGATCCGTGGGAATCAACCCCAGAGACCACAGCCATTTTCCACCAAATTGCCGTAGAGCACCAGTTACTCGAAACCTGCGGCACTGATACCCATGGGCAAGACATCCTCGTACGGCGCTAG
- a CDS encoding TrkH family potassium uptake protein, with product MLTVPRTICLGFLAVITVGTLLLWLPWSTSNGQWNPFVIALFTATSAVCVTGHIIVDTPTHFSTFGHLIILLLIQVGGLGYMTATTFLIILLGRKFNLRQKIAVQQALDRRGIQGARQLVRSILGLAFLFEITGTLLLWFIFRQDYGDLRGLWLAVFHSISAWNNAGFSLFSDSLMSYQTSVPLNFVISALIIFGGIGYEVIFEFYLWLTDCLRHWGRPRYLVRKARQMTFSLNFKIVTSTTGVLLILGTVMLLLTEFRSPEAFGQFSLDQKLLLAWFQSVTARTAGFNTVDIGSFRNSGLFIMIALMFIGGSPGGTAGGIKTTTFRILAGITKSTLQGKDVVLLYRRQVPPTLIMKAVAVTVGSMFTVLISTTLIAIADPEINFINILFETVSAFATVGLSTGITSGLTVFSKFVLVVTMFAGRVGILLLMAAIMGDPRPSNIQYPEENLLVG from the coding sequence ATGCTCACTGTTCCGCGCACGATCTGCTTAGGGTTTTTAGCCGTCATTACGGTGGGTACGCTGTTGCTATGGCTACCGTGGTCCACCAGTAACGGCCAGTGGAACCCCTTTGTCATTGCTCTATTTACAGCCACGTCAGCGGTCTGCGTGACCGGCCACATCATTGTTGATACCCCGACGCATTTTTCGACCTTTGGTCATTTGATCATTCTGCTGCTCATTCAGGTGGGAGGCTTAGGGTATATGACCGCCACCACCTTTCTAATTATTTTGCTAGGACGGAAGTTTAATTTGCGGCAGAAAATAGCGGTACAACAGGCTCTTGACCGACGGGGGATTCAGGGGGCGCGGCAACTGGTGCGCTCAATTTTGGGGTTGGCCTTCCTCTTTGAAATTACCGGTACGTTGTTGCTCTGGTTCATATTTCGCCAAGACTACGGAGATTTAAGGGGACTATGGCTAGCAGTCTTTCACAGTATCAGTGCTTGGAATAATGCCGGGTTTAGCCTTTTTAGCGATAGCCTAATGAGTTACCAAACCTCAGTGCCGCTCAATTTTGTCATTTCTGCTCTGATTATTTTTGGTGGCATTGGCTATGAAGTGATTTTTGAATTTTACCTGTGGCTGACCGACTGTTTACGGCACTGGGGGCGACCTCGCTACTTAGTGCGCAAGGCTCGCCAAATGACCTTTAGTCTCAATTTCAAGATTGTAACCAGTACGACGGGAGTACTGTTGATTTTAGGAACAGTCATGCTCTTGCTAACGGAGTTTCGGTCACCAGAAGCGTTTGGTCAGTTTTCCCTTGATCAAAAGCTACTCCTTGCTTGGTTTCAGTCGGTAACTGCTCGCACCGCAGGCTTTAACACCGTTGACATTGGCAGCTTTAGAAACAGCGGCCTCTTTATCATGATTGCCTTAATGTTTATTGGCGGTAGTCCTGGCGGTACGGCAGGGGGCATTAAAACAACGACGTTCCGTATTCTTGCTGGGATTACCAAATCAACGCTCCAAGGTAAGGATGTGGTGCTGCTCTATCGCCGCCAAGTGCCCCCCACCCTGATTATGAAAGCTGTGGCAGTGACCGTTGGCTCGATGTTTACGGTGCTGATTTCAACCACCTTGATTGCGATCGCCGACCCGGAGATCAACTTTATTAACATCCTTTTTGAAACGGTCTCCGCCTTTGCAACCGTTGGCCTTTCTACCGGTATTACGAGTGGGTTGACGGTGTTTTCTAAATTTGTGTTAGTGGTAACGATGTTTGCTGGGCGGGTGGGCATTCTGCTACTGATGGCCGCCATCATGGGTGATCCCCGCCCGTCTAATATTCAGTACCCTGAGGAGAACCTGCTGGTGGGCTAG
- a CDS encoding peroxiredoxin, producing MVLAVGTPAPAFTTTDTTGKPVSLADFAGKTVVLYFYPKDDTPGCTKEACSFRDNYAAYQEKGIVVLGVSGDDEASHQKFTEKFSLPFPLLADVNKSIIKAYDVDGGGYAKRVTYVIDGNGIITHVYTSVKTDTHATDILADLGL from the coding sequence ATGGTGTTAGCGGTTGGCACCCCTGCTCCGGCCTTTACTACCACAGATACAACGGGTAAGCCGGTCTCATTGGCCGACTTTGCCGGTAAAACCGTTGTTCTCTACTTTTATCCCAAGGACGACACCCCGGGCTGCACCAAAGAAGCCTGTAGCTTCCGGGACAACTACGCGGCGTATCAGGAGAAAGGTATTGTTGTATTGGGGGTCAGTGGTGATGACGAAGCCTCTCACCAAAAATTTACCGAAAAATTTAGTCTCCCCTTTCCCCTACTCGCCGATGTCAACAAGTCCATTATCAAAGCCTACGATGTTGATGGTGGGGGTTATGCCAAGCGGGTGACCTACGTCATTGATGGCAATGGCATTATTACCCACGTTTATACCAGTGTGAAAACGGACACCCATGCCACCGATATTTTGGCAGACTTAGGTCTTTGA
- a CDS encoding tetratricopeptide repeat protein, with product MRKKWVTLLVLILGIIPFVAISLVPLLTSAFTKPAETPTPVASPNTSDQVAELQAQEKGYQLVLEREPNNPTALEGLVMTRLQLIQLGKGSIKSVIDPLKKLAAQRPEQSEYAILLGQAQQQTGDREGAAQTYQAVLAKAPGNLNALRGLVDLYLQENRPQAALGLIEETLQGAEQANQVQPGSVDVTSVQLLLGDIYIAQKQFGEALTLFQNLSKEHPADFRPVLAQAMTLTEQGKAAEAAPLYAKAVELAPAKYKDQIQRAAQQVQRQSESAAPTESTE from the coding sequence ATGCGCAAAAAATGGGTCACGCTTCTGGTTTTAATTTTGGGGATCATTCCCTTTGTGGCCATTTCCTTGGTGCCCTTGCTCACCAGTGCCTTTACTAAACCCGCAGAGACTCCCACCCCTGTCGCCAGTCCTAACACCAGTGACCAAGTGGCCGAACTGCAAGCTCAGGAAAAAGGCTATCAATTGGTCTTAGAGCGCGAACCCAATAACCCCACCGCGCTCGAAGGCTTAGTGATGACCCGGCTCCAACTGATTCAACTGGGGAAAGGCAGCATTAAGAGCGTGATTGATCCCCTGAAAAAATTGGCGGCACAGCGCCCTGAGCAAAGTGAGTATGCCATCCTGCTAGGTCAGGCACAGCAGCAAACGGGAGATCGCGAAGGGGCAGCGCAAACCTACCAAGCAGTTTTAGCGAAAGCACCCGGCAACCTCAACGCCCTGCGTGGCCTTGTTGATCTCTATCTGCAAGAAAATCGCCCCCAAGCCGCCCTAGGTCTGATTGAAGAGACGCTCCAAGGCGCAGAGCAGGCCAACCAAGTCCAACCCGGCAGCGTGGATGTGACCTCGGTACAACTATTGCTGGGGGACATCTACATTGCTCAAAAACAATTTGGCGAGGCGCTGACCCTGTTCCAAAACCTTAGCAAGGAACATCCGGCAGATTTCCGCCCAGTGCTGGCGCAGGCGATGACCCTCACCGAGCAAGGAAAAGCCGCTGAAGCCGCGCCCTTGTATGCCAAAGCAGTAGAGCTGGCACCCGCAAAGTACAAAGACCAAATCCAGCGGGCGGCGCAGCAAGTGCAGCGCCAATCTGAATCTGCAGCCCCCACAGAATCCACAGAGTAA
- a CDS encoding P-type ATPase: MEQQIVHATVGRVRFRVPRLRWDANYAELVVQLLESLAIVERVRLNRQAATVVVEYQPHLLAANTIHDALSRCFSQATVATPQPCPPTAAPADAIALEDYEAQVEADARLETDWERLGLPLVALGVSLLSVPFELPFVVVGAAVLASAWPWFQRVGHQVSQGHPPNVDLLDSLWIGLHTANGQFLAPALKTAMVGVRADVRDRHRRQQLHAYPSVLMEHYQHLTVERGQVPLTIESQQLQAGDIFWLQPGELVPADGKVLVGIAEIEPAHFALSRQVMVVRPGDSLNAGSQVITGQLQVQATRTGWQTRLGLITDLLHTEPVYDSALAHQQGEFARHAVLPTLALSAALWFSTGAYGPAIAPLQFDFGSGVQLSLRTVLLSAQVFAVQQGVYLPTAGTLEYLAQLNCLIIDGRSGIPDLLGCQRLIQTLRRIGIATYVVHPEAHTVPMEGATDLTSDRLSDLQCYLQGKQYRVGWLSFGEACSCPLDQWLPIRWAPSTFTPNAKVVVLLDPEWAALSRGIALARDALERTYQNVALITLPNLAVTFGGMFLGLHPVVNVVTNNVTAFMAEFLHGDAPQFRTELLPSRPAPSLPTTQHARPSIPQLAFAP, from the coding sequence ATGGAGCAGCAGATTGTCCATGCAACCGTAGGACGGGTACGGTTTCGAGTGCCGCGACTACGCTGGGATGCCAACTATGCTGAGCTAGTGGTGCAGTTGCTAGAGTCCTTGGCCATTGTGGAGCGGGTGCGCTTAAACCGCCAAGCCGCCACAGTGGTTGTTGAGTATCAGCCCCATTTACTCGCTGCCAACACCATCCACGATGCCCTTAGTCGCTGCTTTAGCCAAGCAACGGTTGCCACTCCCCAGCCATGTCCGCCCACGGCGGCACCTGCGGATGCGATCGCCCTCGAAGATTACGAGGCGCAAGTGGAGGCCGATGCCCGCCTTGAAACCGATTGGGAGCGCTTAGGGTTACCCCTTGTTGCCTTGGGCGTATCACTGTTGAGTGTGCCGTTCGAGCTTCCCTTTGTCGTCGTGGGGGCAGCGGTGCTTGCCAGTGCATGGCCATGGTTTCAGCGCGTGGGGCATCAGGTCAGCCAAGGGCATCCTCCCAATGTCGATTTACTCGATAGCCTGTGGATTGGGCTGCACACTGCCAACGGTCAGTTTTTAGCACCCGCCTTAAAAACTGCGATGGTTGGGGTGAGGGCAGATGTGCGCGATCGCCACCGACGACAGCAATTACACGCCTATCCCAGTGTCTTAATGGAGCACTATCAGCACCTTACGGTTGAGCGAGGGCAGGTTCCCCTAACGATTGAAAGCCAACAACTCCAAGCTGGGGATATTTTCTGGCTACAACCCGGAGAGTTAGTGCCTGCCGATGGTAAGGTTTTGGTTGGCATCGCCGAAATTGAGCCTGCTCACTTTGCCCTCTCGCGCCAAGTGATGGTTGTCCGCCCAGGAGACTCCCTCAACGCCGGTAGCCAAGTGATTACCGGGCAACTACAGGTGCAAGCCACCCGCACGGGTTGGCAAACTCGCCTTGGCTTGATCACTGACTTGCTGCACACAGAGCCTGTCTATGATAGTGCCTTAGCGCACCAGCAAGGAGAATTTGCCCGTCATGCTGTTTTGCCCACCTTGGCACTAAGTGCCGCATTGTGGTTCTCCACAGGAGCCTACGGGCCGGCGATCGCCCCCCTGCAATTTGACTTTGGCAGTGGCGTCCAACTCTCACTGCGTACCGTCCTCCTGTCTGCCCAAGTATTTGCCGTGCAGCAAGGGGTTTACCTGCCAACCGCTGGCACCCTCGAATATCTTGCCCAACTGAATTGTTTAATTATCGATGGTCGCTCAGGCATTCCCGACCTCTTAGGGTGTCAACGCCTGATTCAAACCCTACGACGTATCGGCATAGCCACCTACGTGGTGCATCCAGAGGCGCATACCGTCCCCATGGAGGGAGCCACAGACCTCACCTCAGATCGCCTTAGCGATTTACAGTGCTATCTGCAGGGCAAACAGTACCGTGTGGGCTGGCTCAGCTTTGGGGAAGCCTGTAGTTGTCCCCTAGATCAGTGGCTGCCAATTCGCTGGGCGCCTTCCACCTTTACCCCCAATGCCAAAGTTGTCGTCTTGCTCGATCCGGAGTGGGCGGCGCTTAGTCGTGGCATTGCCCTAGCCCGGGATGCCCTAGAGCGTACCTACCAAAATGTTGCCTTAATTACCTTGCCTAACCTCGCTGTCACCTTTGGCGGTATGTTTTTGGGGCTGCATCCTGTGGTCAACGTAGTCACCAATAATGTCACTGCCTTTATGGCAGAATTTCTCCATGGCGACGCTCCCCAGTTCCGCACTGAATTATTGCCCTCTAGGCCAGCCCCCTCGTTACCCACGACCCAACACGCGCGCCCTAGCATACCTCAGTTGGCCTTTGCACCCTAA
- the cobT gene encoding nicotinate mononucleotide-dependent phosphoribosyltransferase CobT produces the protein MIGVAWGQDIALRWCDRLRCTHKGDRPQSQQPAIICVLGFTETALIPGISAAGKTATDRRYTALADGEFLLRGVQPRYQYPLPPLIEGASPALISRALIESLDLPLYVFNAGLPAPGLVPMIDLGGVPARCVSTGQAMDRATVEHLWHQGWRWGERLSQAHPWLVIGECVVAGTTTALALCESLGVTAQYCVGSSHRQSNHGQKWQIVQQGLSQLPPHPDPLACVAAIGDPMQVVVAAMVLRASQTCEVLLAGGSQMIAVYALAQAIARWQQLPWRPDQIVVGTTRWIVEDTTAHISTLAARVECPLLYSQLNFTTSRHAAFRAYEAGFVKEGVGAGGCCIAAHLLADWHNEQMVAVIDSLGDRWHKRLAE, from the coding sequence ATGATTGGCGTGGCGTGGGGACAAGACATTGCTCTGCGGTGGTGCGATCGCCTGCGGTGCACTCACAAGGGCGATCGCCCCCAAAGTCAACAACCAGCGATCATTTGTGTCCTAGGCTTTACGGAAACCGCCTTAATTCCCGGAATTTCAGCAGCAGGGAAAACCGCCACCGATCGCCGCTATACTGCCCTAGCCGATGGCGAATTTTTACTCAGGGGGGTTCAACCCCGCTACCAGTACCCCCTTCCCCCCCTGATTGAGGGAGCCTCCCCCGCCCTTATTAGCCGTGCCCTCATCGAATCCCTCGATCTCCCCCTCTACGTTTTTAATGCTGGCCTGCCAGCACCGGGGTTGGTGCCAATGATTGACCTAGGGGGAGTGCCCGCGCGGTGTGTGAGTACAGGGCAAGCCATGGATCGCGCAACGGTTGAGCATTTGTGGCATCAAGGATGGCGGTGGGGTGAACGGTTGAGCCAAGCCCACCCTTGGCTGGTGATTGGCGAATGCGTTGTTGCGGGCACAACCACTGCTTTGGCACTGTGCGAAAGCTTGGGAGTTACGGCACAGTACTGTGTGGGCAGTAGCCATCGCCAGAGTAACCATGGGCAAAAGTGGCAGATTGTCCAGCAGGGGCTGAGCCAGTTACCACCCCATCCAGACCCCTTGGCCTGTGTGGCAGCCATTGGCGATCCGATGCAGGTGGTGGTCGCCGCTATGGTTTTACGCGCTAGTCAAACCTGTGAGGTTCTTTTGGCCGGGGGGTCGCAAATGATTGCGGTGTATGCCTTGGCGCAGGCGATCGCCCGGTGGCAGCAGTTACCTTGGCGGCCTGATCAAATTGTTGTGGGTACCACTCGCTGGATTGTAGAGGACACCACGGCTCACATCAGCACCTTAGCTGCGCGAGTTGAGTGTCCGCTCCTCTATAGCCAACTGAATTTCACGACCTCCCGTCATGCCGCCTTTCGAGCCTATGAAGCAGGGTTTGTCAAGGAAGGAGTCGGGGCGGGTGGCTGCTGTATTGCGGCTCATCTTTTGGCGGATTGGCACAACGAGCAGATGGTTGCGGTCATTGACAGCCTAGGCGATCGCTGGCATAAGCGTCTTGCTGAATAG
- the pgeF gene encoding peptidoglycan editing factor PgeF produces the protein MWHWQTTELGVFLTCDLLSDFRHGFFSRTWQGQPLECLTAALGSTAPSLRTQQVHGNRVVLAAEVLATQTRLEADALVTTAADQALWVCSADCVPLLIADQTTGRVAAIHAGWRGTAAEITKKTIAQMQALGSELASLRVVLGPAIQGKRYQVGLPVAYALAATVTDVTDQVDAAMVSTDLYQSLARLDPAVVFTDADPQRLRIDVARVNRLQLLQLGLQEDQIALCPYCTYEDATYFFSYRRERLKQVQWSGIVSQ, from the coding sequence ATGTGGCACTGGCAAACCACTGAACTGGGGGTATTTTTAACCTGTGACCTGCTATCAGACTTTCGCCATGGGTTCTTTAGTCGCACTTGGCAGGGTCAGCCCCTCGAATGTCTCACGGCGGCACTGGGGTCAACTGCACCTTCGCTGCGCACTCAACAGGTGCATGGCAATCGTGTTGTCTTGGCCGCAGAAGTGTTGGCCACGCAAACCCGTTTAGAGGCCGATGCCCTAGTTACCACGGCGGCGGATCAAGCTCTGTGGGTGTGCAGTGCTGATTGTGTGCCACTGCTGATTGCTGATCAAACGACGGGACGGGTTGCGGCAATTCATGCGGGCTGGCGGGGGACGGCTGCTGAAATCACCAAGAAAACAATTGCCCAAATGCAGGCGTTGGGTAGCGAGTTGGCTAGTTTACGGGTGGTACTAGGGCCTGCCATTCAGGGTAAGCGATATCAAGTGGGTTTGCCGGTGGCCTATGCTTTGGCGGCAACCGTGACAGACGTAACCGATCAGGTCGATGCTGCGATGGTCTCTACAGACCTTTACCAATCCTTAGCAAGGTTGGATCCGGCAGTAGTGTTTACGGATGCAGACCCGCAACGGCTGCGGATTGATGTGGCGCGGGTCAATCGGTTGCAACTGTTGCAATTAGGGCTACAGGAGGATCAGATAGCGCTGTGTCCCTACTGTACCTACGAAGATGCGACCTACTTTTTCTCCTACCGCCGAGAACGCCTCAAACAGGTGCAGTGGTCAGGAATTGTTAGTCAGTAA
- a CDS encoding DUF1345 domain-containing protein, whose protein sequence is MSFSRIGRWIDQLQVGMRLILALLVAVIALALTGTWLELGQRLLFAWDVGITTYLLLLLKMIVSVNSLQTQRRSQVGEPSTLMILVLVVFTAIASIVATGLLLADTKIPNNPLLALQVSLATWAVIAAWFLTHTCFALQYARYYYDDNYHTVNEFGYAGGLDFPGDGEPDYLDFMYFSFTISLTSQTSDVSIEGQRIRRLVLFHQIVSFFFYSVIVGLVINVIADLW, encoded by the coding sequence ATGAGCTTCAGTCGAATTGGCCGATGGATTGATCAACTTCAGGTGGGAATGCGCCTGATCCTTGCTCTGTTGGTGGCTGTTATTGCCCTTGCCCTTACGGGTACTTGGCTAGAGTTAGGACAGCGACTTCTATTTGCTTGGGATGTAGGCATCACTACCTACCTGCTGTTGCTCCTGAAGATGATCGTCAGTGTCAATAGCTTACAAACCCAGCGGCGATCGCAGGTGGGGGAACCTAGCACGCTCATGATCCTTGTGCTGGTGGTGTTTACGGCCATTGCCAGTATTGTGGCAACGGGTTTACTCTTAGCAGATACCAAAATTCCTAATAATCCCCTGTTGGCCTTGCAGGTGAGCTTGGCGACATGGGCGGTCATTGCCGCATGGTTTTTAACTCACACCTGCTTTGCACTGCAGTACGCCCGCTACTACTACGATGACAACTACCATACCGTTAATGAGTTTGGTTATGCAGGGGGTCTGGATTTTCCGGGAGACGGCGAACCCGATTACCTCGATTTTATGTATTTCTCCTTTACGATTAGCCTGACATCCCAGACCTCTGATGTCTCTATCGAGGGGCAACGCATTCGTCGTCTTGTGCTGTTTCACCAAATTGTCTCCTTCTTTTTCTACAGTGTTATTGTCGGGTTGGTGATCAATGTCATTGCGGACTTGTGGTGA